Sequence from the Paenibacillus riograndensis SBR5 genome:
GCAGGGGGGTATCCAAAAGCCGTTGATGAGATTTTCAAATTAAAAGAGGAAAGGGAACGGTTATAAACAGTCCTACCAGGCCTTCGGACAGATAGGCAACCCTAACTTTAAACGGCTACGCTGTTCAGTGGAGGACGCGCAGCCGTTATGTTCTTGTATAGGAAACTATGGCTACTTCCGCATGTGGATAAAATGATGCTTAAAGTTGTGGAATAAATACTTTGTATGAATTTGTAACGAACAACGACAGAAATGCCGTTGTTGGAGCATCGAAGGCCGAGTTCTGAGGAATTAGTCGGTCTAGATATTCTAATTTTAACTAGCACTTGCTTACCGGTTTCTTCGCAGGTGCTAGTTGGAAAAAGGGAACTTATTTTTCCGGAAATTAAGAAATCCTGAGAGTGAAGTGGAAAAAGTAAACTTAATTGGGCTACTTTTCTTGTCCAATGGCGAAATGGGCTGAATTAGTGTCCCTTTTTCCACTTCATCTTCCCGAGGGTAGGGTACTCCGGCAAATTAGTTAAACTTTTTCCACTTAAAAAGTTGCCGTAGGATTCACGGGGGAATCGTTCTCCAGGTAAAACGCTAGAACAAAAACGGCTGCTGTCCAGTGGAGGACGGCGCAGCCGTTATGTTCTTGTATAGGGAACGATCCAGTGTAAAAAAATGTGGATATGTTCGTCCGTAACGGCTGCGGAGAAATCGTGAAGGAATACTACGATCCGTCTTCAGCATGACCCCGTTGATTTTGGAGTGGTTGGGAATTAAGGTTCAATCCCATAAATCAGCTTTCCTTTATAATAGACTGTGATATGATCATTCGCGGCATAGCTGGTGATGGCCGGTTGAAACGAGTAGTCATCGGCCTGATTGTAATTCGACCAATCCTTGTGGTGAATGCGGAACTGGATGTCTCCGGTTGAACCGGAAGCTGCGAGCGGGCCTGCACCTGCCGTAAAACCGATCTCCGCATAGGTATCTGCACCTGCCAAAGGCGTAGTCAGGGGGACGATCGCTGTCAGCAGTTTTTCATTTCCTAACGCAACATAATCAAACTCCAGGGTCTGCTCCGCACTTCCATCCCTTGTGTACCAATAACGTATCGTGAGTTCATGTAGCGGAATAGGGCTGCTGGTCTCGTTCCTGAGCTGCAGGCTGGCCCTGATCGAGTTCACAGCAGTCCCCGTTTCACCTGCAAGGTAGAGTGGGGTTACTTGAGTGTCTCCCGGTTCTGGTTCTTCCCCGGGACCGCCGACAGGCGGAAAGGTGACCGGCTTCATAATAAGGTCCAGCATAACCTGCTTCGGCTCATTCCAAGATGTCCAGTCATCCAGCAATAGCCCCCCGGTATCCCCGCTATTCGGATTAAGACTCCAGTACGTCCAGTAGAGATTATTCTGGCCGATGTAGCTAACGAGCGCATGCTGCCATTTACCTTCCACCGAGAGAGTATCCACGCTGCGTCCGCCGAATTCCCCTGCAAGGATGGGGGCAATTTGTTCCTTGCTGATGTATCCCCAGGTATCATCCCACAGCTTCGGCAGATTGTTCGGGAAATCGGCAGCACTGAACCAAGGCTGTGAAGCGACGCCAGGACCGTAATCATGCGGGGAATAGACCACCCGATCCGGTACTGTAAGCGTAACCGGATTATTGCGCACACCTGTCAGATTACCGCCCCACCAATAGCTGCTGGAGTTGCCTTGAACATTGGTTTCGATACCTTCAACTATGATCAGCCAGTTCGGATTCACGGCGAGAATCGCATTTCCGGCCCGTTCGCTGGCCAGCCGCCAGTCTGTGGCAGGATTACCTGTTCCCCAGCTTGCCGTACCGTGCGGTTCATTATGCAGATCGGCTCCAATGACTGTAGGGTTATCCGCATATCGCTGAGCAAGCATCACCCAGTCACTGATCCAGCGGGTTTCGGGATAGGCCGCAGTGTACCACAGCGCCGATTGTCCGCCGGAATCCGGCCGGTGCCGGTCGAGGAAGATCCGAATGCCGCGCTTTCCGGCTTTTTCAATCAGTTTATCCATGATCTGAACCGGCTTCAGACCGGCAAGATCGGGGTTTTTGGCATAGTCGATACTGTTGGCCGCAGAACCTGAATCGAACATTTGGTTGCAGTATGGCAGCCGGATCAGGTTATACCCTTCCGCTTTGATTTGATCAAGTACATTATCCATGGAACGAGTCCACAACCCGTGCGGAGAGTAATTCGCGGTTTCGAAGCCGAACCAGTTGAGCCCGTTGAATACGGCAGGTTTGCCTGCGGCATCCACGATTCTGTTACCTGAGGTGTGATAATAGCCTGCTGCACCTTCAGCCTTTACTTCATTACCCGGATACGAATAAGCACCTGCCAGCAATACAAAAGCAACGAACAATACTCCCAGTTTCCTGAACCCAAACGACATTCATTTTCCTCCTCTTAGTGATTTCAATGAGGTCAGACTTTATAGCATACGACCGGGATGTTAACGTATTCGTATGAGCCAGGCTGCAAATATGGAGAATCAGCAACATCATTATGACTTTCAGCTTAATCAATGGATATTTTTGAAGAAAGGGGAGGGATATATTGGGAAAATCTATGGAAGAGGTCATGGCAAGGGAGGCCTTACTGTTTGACGAAGAAGCTTTTTTGAACGGCTGTATGTCGAACACGCAAATTGTATTCCATCGCCCTAAGCTATATGCGTTCTGATGCAGATGAGCTGGAAATGGTTCAGGAGGCTTCCTGCCGGGCGTGGATGAAACGGAAAAAGCTGAGAAACGAGGCGGCAATGAACTTCTCTCTCTTAATTTATGGCTGGATTGTGACGATAATAATCAAAAACATGCATGAATTAGGAGAGCGACATCATGGACAATTTAAATGCATTAGTGTTAGCTGCACCATTCTTCAAACAAATTCATTCCCAGGATATTATGATTGGAGTTACAGACAAAGAAATATTCCATTACTATGCCCCCAGCAAGGTACTGGATTTCGGGTTGACCAAAGGAAGCCCAATTCCTCCGGATGACCCTTCCTTGAGCAATGCGCTCGCCGGACGCGCCACGACCAACCGGCTGGCACCCGAGCTTTATGGAGCGACAGTCATCTCCTCGGCAGTGCCGGTTTATGATGCTGCCGGAGAAATTATCGGCGCATTTGCGATTGCCTACACCCTGGAAAACGAGGATAAAATGGAGCAGTTGACGAGCAGCATTGAACAGATCAGCGGCCAGCTGGTTGATATGGTCCAGAACGTCGCTGCACAGTCCGAAGAGCTGTCGGCTACCACCGCCCAGATTCTTGATAATTCACGCAAAACGGTAGAAGAGTCCAATCAAGTAAGCAAAGTGACCGGATTCATCCGGGAAATCTCCGAACAGACGAATCTGCTTGGCTTGAATGCGGCCATTGAGGCAGCGCGTGTGGGGCAGGAAGGCGCAGGCTTCGGCGTAGTGGCCACGGAAGTGCGCAA
This genomic interval carries:
- a CDS encoding cellulase family glycosylhydrolase translates to MSFGFRKLGVLFVAFVLLAGAYSYPGNEVKAEGAAGYYHTSGNRIVDAAGKPAVFNGLNWFGFETANYSPHGLWTRSMDNVLDQIKAEGYNLIRLPYCNQMFDSGSAANSIDYAKNPDLAGLKPVQIMDKLIEKAGKRGIRIFLDRHRPDSGGQSALWYTAAYPETRWISDWVMLAQRYADNPTVIGADLHNEPHGTASWGTGNPATDWRLASERAGNAILAVNPNWLIIVEGIETNVQGNSSSYWWGGNLTGVRNNPVTLTVPDRVVYSPHDYGPGVASQPWFSAADFPNNLPKLWDDTWGYISKEQIAPILAGEFGGRSVDTLSVEGKWQHALVSYIGQNNLYWTYWSLNPNSGDTGGLLLDDWTSWNEPKQVMLDLIMKPVTFPPVGGPGEEPEPGDTQVTPLYLAGETGTAVNSIRASLQLRNETSSPIPLHELTIRYWYTRDGSAEQTLEFDYVALGNEKLLTAIVPLTTPLAGADTYAEIGFTAGAGPLAASGSTGDIQFRIHHKDWSNYNQADDYSFQPAITSYAANDHITVYYKGKLIYGIEP
- a CDS encoding methyl-accepting chemotaxis protein encodes the protein MHSQDIMIGVTDKEIFHYYAPSKVLDFGLTKGSPIPPDDPSLSNALAGRATTNRLAPELYGATVISSAVPVYDAAGEIIGAFAIAYTLENEDKMEQLTSSIEQISGQLVDMVQNVAAQSEELSATTAQILDNSRKTVEESNQVSKVTGFIREISEQTNLLGLNAAIEAARVGQEGAGFGVVATEVRKLSVHTKEATKTIEDSLNTVQRSIRQMEKEIEAIAASSSEQAELVTEFSDVIERLNKTSGEMAKFINSIIQ